In a genomic window of Drosophila takahashii strain IR98-3 E-12201 chromosome 3L, DtakHiC1v2, whole genome shotgun sequence:
- the S6k gene encoding ribosomal protein S6 kinase beta-2, whose protein sequence is MADVSDPSELFDLELHDLELQDDKARDSDDDRIELDDVDLEPELCINLHQDTEGQETIQLCEENVNPGKIKLGPKDFELKKVLGKGGYGKVFQVRKTAGRDANKYFAMKVLKKASIVTNQKDTAHTRAERNILEAVKHPFIVELVYAFQTDGKLYLILEYLSGGELFMHLEREGIFLEDTTCFYLSEIILALGHLHKLGIIYRDLKPENILLDAQGHVKLTDFGLCKEHIQEGIVTHTFCGTIEYMAPEILTRSGHGKAVDWWSLGALMFDMLTGVPPFTAENRKKTIETILKAKLNLPAYLTPEARDLVRRLMKRQEPQRLGSGPEDAAAVQIHPFFKHVNWDDVLARRLEPPIKPLLRSEDDVSQFDTRFTRQIPVDSPDDTTLSESANLIFQGFTYVAPSILEDMHRANRMPARSPRRAPRQLPDSSFRLQFPSANVGANAPMAMHGHPQRSGMFARATPPHHMQTFAPRPSPAQDEMMDVQQGLPMV, encoded by the exons ATGGCGGACGTGAGCGATCCCAGCGAGCTCTTCGACTTGGAGCTCCACGATTTGGAGCTGCAGGATGACAAGGCCCGGGACTCCGATGACGACAGGATCGAGCTGGACGAC GTTGACCTAGAACCGGAATTGTGTATTAATCTGCACCAAGA CACCGAGGGCCAGGAGACCATACAGCTCTGCGAGGAGAATGTCAATCCGGGCAAAATCAAGCTGGGACCCAAGGACTTTGAGCTCAAGAAGGTCCTCGGCAAGGGTGGCTACGGCAAAGTATTTCAG GTGCGCAAGACCGCTGGACGAGATGCcaacaaatattttgccaTGAAGGTGCTCAAAAAGGCATCCATAGTGACCAATCAAAAGGACACAGCGCACACTCGCGCCGAGCGCAATATACTCGAGGCAGTCAAG CATCCCTTCATAGTGGAGCTGGTCTATGCCTTCCAGACGGACGGAAAACTATACCTTATACTTGAATATCTGAGCGGCGGCGAGCTGTTTATGCATTTGGAACGCGAGGGCATCTTCTTGGAGGACACCACATG cttCTATCTAAGCGAAATCATTTTGGCCTTGGGCCATCTACACAAACTGGGCATCATCTATCGCGATCTGAAGCCCGAGAACATATTGCTCGATGCACAGGGACACGTGAAGCTCACCGATTTTGGACTGTGCAAGGAGCACATACAAGAGGGTATTGTCACCCACACCTTCTGCGGCACAATTGAGTACAT GGCACCTGAAATCTTGACCAGAAGTGGCCATGGCAAAGCAGTCGACTGGTGGTCACTGGGCGCTCTAATGTTCGACATGCTCACAGGAGTC CCACCCTTCACCGCCGAGAATCGCAAGAAGACCATCGAGACCATTCTGAAAGCCAAGCTCAATCTGCCAGCCTACCTCACACCCGAAGCCAGGGATCTGGTGCGTCGCCTGATGAAGCGGCAGGAGCCTCAGCGTCTCGGCAGCGGTCCCGAGGATGCGGCGGCTGTCCAAATACACCCATTCTTCAAGCACGTCAACTGGGACGATGTGCTCGCCAGACGCCTCGAACCGCCTATAAAACCTCTCTTG AGAAGCGAGGACGATGTCTCACAGTTCGATACGAGATTCACAAGACAAATTCCAGTGGATTCACCGGATGATACGACGCTTAGCGAAAGtgccaatttaattttccaa GGTTTCACATACGTAGCGCCCTCGATACTGGAGGACATGCATCGGGCCAACCGGATGCCGGCACGCTCTCCTCGACGTGCTCCCCGCCAGCTGCCGGACAGCAGCTTCCGGCTACAGTTCCCATCGGCCAATGTCGGGGCCAATGCCCCCATGGCCATGCACGGTCATCCGCAGCGATCTGGGATGTTTGCACGGGCCACGCCGCCGCATCATATGCAGACCTTCGCGCCACGCCCCTCGCCGGCGCAGGACGAGATGATGGACGTGCAGCAGGGTCTGCCGATGGTGTAA
- the mad2 gene encoding mitotic spindle assembly checkpoint protein MAD2A, whose amino-acid sequence MSTAQATKNCITLKGSAQIIVEYLKYGINSILFQRGIYPAEDFDNTQQYGLTILMSKDPKIQTFLQNVLSQTEEWLSKNMINKISMVITNAHTKEVLECWDFKMQAELGDGDTSDATKLTSSKELSRIQNEIRDVMRQISATVSYLPLLDCICTFDVMIHTLQNTELPAKWDETGAIIIQNSQAVQLRSFSTGLHKVDTVVNYKMSS is encoded by the exons ATGTCCACTGCCCAGGCAACCAAGAACTGCATAACTCTCAAGGGTTCCGCTCAGATAATTGTGGAATATCTGA AGTACGGAATCAATTCTATACTGTTCCAACGCGGAATTTACCCTGCCGAAGACTTTGACAACACCCAGCAATACGGACTCACCATCCTGATGTCCAAGGATCCCAAGATCCAGACTTTTCTGCAGAACGTACTCAGCCAAACGGAAG AATGGCTCTCGAAGAACATGATCAACAAGATCTCCATGGTCATCACCAATGCCCACACCAAGGAGGTCCTCGAGTGCTGGGACTTCAAGATGCAGGCCGAGTTGGGAGACGGCGACACGAGTGATGCCACCAAACTCACGTCTTCGAAGGAACTAAGTCGCATTCAGAACGAGATTCGCGACGTGATGCGCCAGATTTCGGCCACCGTCAGCTATCTTCCACTGCTCGACTGCATCTGCACTTTCGACGTCATGATCCACACGCTCCAAAACACCGAACTCCCGGCCAAATGGGACGAAACCGGTGCCATTATCATCCAGAACTCCCAGGCCGTCCAGCTGCGCTCCTTCTCCACCGGACTCCACAAGGTGGACACCGTGGTCAACTACAAGATGAGCTCCTAG
- the LOC108067718 gene encoding uncharacterized protein isoform X1, whose translation MSKQLKINSLSLLHCLAALLCAAALQPQQPQQILQQQQQLLVQQQQQQPAASVAATTAATSPASSNIRLLNETSDGVATTFIDNSNTHNIQNNEAAAAASFDQQQQQQQQQQPTLQYAHISPLDKEVVERLIKQWAPIVWLAPEEKFMPLGVEEFLQYVHPMDKDSSFRPGVPFREYSTKSHLVTNNEIQELLENDKSFLYGRNPNEKPVPIYGVVTMCPSRREVPVMPTPPPASTRAAYIPVSIDPLEERNDTVRRSSRLFPLFQRVKREAAIPMGGPKYSPLNQYEELVLEPTQMPQKESDPEAEPESGVPVNNFIANLADNVKFSGGTDPDDNLEENSIGEAPEQEANPGKGKLPGFHVTYWMFYPYSQGKTMCTVSLGPLGRIPFPAVYGYCLGNRKDIGSHVGDWEHMSLYFNGDAEPQAMYVSAHDAGAYYSYNRLTGSFEFRRQETRKGILQRPNFPKTVTTFKNHPVLFAAKGSHGLWTAPGKHRFVKVARLYDINGFGTPWNTWKDVDISYENLRSYGRSLVPDWLTYRGKWGNPKSNCHPFRRIGLNFCEFTDGPTGIPLKEPHFQCGADYR comes from the exons atgtcCAAACagttgaaaataaattcacTTTCGTTGCTGCACTGCCTGGCAGCGCTGCTTTGTGCGGCAGCGCTGCAGCCACAACAACCACAGCAAAtattgcagcagcaacagcaattgctagtacagcaacagcagcaacagccggCAGCAAGTGTTGCAGCGactacagcagcaacatcgcctgccagcagcaacatcagacTCTTGAATGAAACCTCAGATGGTGTCGCCACCACTTTCATCGACAACAGTAATACCCATAACATCCAAAACAATGAAGCTGCAGCTGCCGCCTCCTtcgatcagcagcagcagcagcaacaacaacaacaacccacGTTGCAATATGCACATATATCGCCATTAGATAAAGAAGTAG TCGAGCGCTTGATCAAACAGTGGGCACCGATCGTCTGGCTGGCGCCGGAGGAGAAATTCATGCCGCTGGGTGTGGAGGAGTTTCTGCAGTATGTCCATCCCATGGACAAGGACAGCAGCTTCCGGCCGGGAGTGCCGTTCAGGGAGTACTCCACCAAATCCCACCTGGTCACAAATAATGAGATCCAGGAACTGCTGGAGAATGACAAATCTTTTCTGTACGGAAGGAATCCCAACGAGAAACCAGTGCCCATCTATGGAGTGGTCACCATGTGTCCTTCTAGGAGGGAAGTCCCGGTAATGCCCACTCCACCACCCGCAAGCACACGAGCTGCCTACATTCCCGTCTCCATTGATCCGCTCGAGGAACGCAATGATACTGTTCGAAGATCCTCCAGACTGTTTCCCCTGTTCCAGCGTGTTAAACGCGAGGCGGCGATCCCAATGGGCGGTCCCAAGTACTCTCCACTCAATCAGTACGAGGAATTGGTATTGGAACCCACCCAGATGCCTCAAAAAGAATCCGATCCAGAAGCGGAGCCGGAAAGTGGGGTGCCAGTAAACAATTTTATCGCTAACCTAGCGGATAATGTCAAGTTCAGCGGTGGCACCGATCCCGATGACAATTTGGAAGAGAACAGCATCGGCGAGGCGCCGGAACAGGAGGCAAATCCTGGGAAGGGCAAGCTACCGGGCTTCCATGTGACCTACTGGATGTTCTATCCCTACAGTCAGGGCAAGACCATGTGCACCGTGAGCCTGGGTCCACTGGGCAGGATTCCTTTCCCGGCTGTCTATGGATATTGCCTGGGCAATCGCAAGGATATCGGCAGCCATGTGGGCGACTGGGAGCACATGAGCCTGTACTTCAACGGGGATGCGGAGCCCCAGGCCATGTATGTGTCTGCCCACGATGCGGGTGCCTATTACAGTTACAATCGGTTGACGGGATCCTTTGAGTTCCGCCGCCAGGAGACACGCAAAGGCATCCTGCAGCGTCCAAACTTTCCCAAAACGGTGACGACATTCAAGAACCATCCGGTTCTTTTTGCCGCCAAGGGATCACATGGTCTGTGGACAGCACCGGGCAAGCATCGTTTTGTCAAGGTGGCACGCCTGTATGATATCAATGGATTTGGAACACCATGGAACACTTGGAAGGATGTGGACATAAGTTACGAGAACTTGCGGTCTTATG GTCGTTCACTGGTTCCTGACTGGCTCACGTATCGGGGAAAGTGGGGCAATCCCAAAAGTAATTGCCATCCTTTCCGGCGGATCGGTCTGAATTTCTGTGAGTTTACAGACGGACCCACGGGAATACCCCTCAAGGAACCCCACTTTCAATGCGGTGCTGACTATCGCTGA
- the LOC108067718 gene encoding uncharacterized protein isoform X2 has translation MPLGVEEFLQYVHPMDKDSSFRPGVPFREYSTKSHLVTNNEIQELLENDKSFLYGRNPNEKPVPIYGVVTMCPSRREVPVMPTPPPASTRAAYIPVSIDPLEERNDTVRRSSRLFPLFQRVKREAAIPMGGPKYSPLNQYEELVLEPTQMPQKESDPEAEPESGVPVNNFIANLADNVKFSGGTDPDDNLEENSIGEAPEQEANPGKGKLPGFHVTYWMFYPYSQGKTMCTVSLGPLGRIPFPAVYGYCLGNRKDIGSHVGDWEHMSLYFNGDAEPQAMYVSAHDAGAYYSYNRLTGSFEFRRQETRKGILQRPNFPKTVTTFKNHPVLFAAKGSHGLWTAPGKHRFVKVARLYDINGFGTPWNTWKDVDISYENLRSYGRSLVPDWLTYRGKWGNPKSNCHPFRRIGLNFCEFTDGPTGIPLKEPHFQCGADYR, from the exons ATGCCGCTGGGTGTGGAGGAGTTTCTGCAGTATGTCCATCCCATGGACAAGGACAGCAGCTTCCGGCCGGGAGTGCCGTTCAGGGAGTACTCCACCAAATCCCACCTGGTCACAAATAATGAGATCCAGGAACTGCTGGAGAATGACAAATCTTTTCTGTACGGAAGGAATCCCAACGAGAAACCAGTGCCCATCTATGGAGTGGTCACCATGTGTCCTTCTAGGAGGGAAGTCCCGGTAATGCCCACTCCACCACCCGCAAGCACACGAGCTGCCTACATTCCCGTCTCCATTGATCCGCTCGAGGAACGCAATGATACTGTTCGAAGATCCTCCAGACTGTTTCCCCTGTTCCAGCGTGTTAAACGCGAGGCGGCGATCCCAATGGGCGGTCCCAAGTACTCTCCACTCAATCAGTACGAGGAATTGGTATTGGAACCCACCCAGATGCCTCAAAAAGAATCCGATCCAGAAGCGGAGCCGGAAAGTGGGGTGCCAGTAAACAATTTTATCGCTAACCTAGCGGATAATGTCAAGTTCAGCGGTGGCACCGATCCCGATGACAATTTGGAAGAGAACAGCATCGGCGAGGCGCCGGAACAGGAGGCAAATCCTGGGAAGGGCAAGCTACCGGGCTTCCATGTGACCTACTGGATGTTCTATCCCTACAGTCAGGGCAAGACCATGTGCACCGTGAGCCTGGGTCCACTGGGCAGGATTCCTTTCCCGGCTGTCTATGGATATTGCCTGGGCAATCGCAAGGATATCGGCAGCCATGTGGGCGACTGGGAGCACATGAGCCTGTACTTCAACGGGGATGCGGAGCCCCAGGCCATGTATGTGTCTGCCCACGATGCGGGTGCCTATTACAGTTACAATCGGTTGACGGGATCCTTTGAGTTCCGCCGCCAGGAGACACGCAAAGGCATCCTGCAGCGTCCAAACTTTCCCAAAACGGTGACGACATTCAAGAACCATCCGGTTCTTTTTGCCGCCAAGGGATCACATGGTCTGTGGACAGCACCGGGCAAGCATCGTTTTGTCAAGGTGGCACGCCTGTATGATATCAATGGATTTGGAACACCATGGAACACTTGGAAGGATGTGGACATAAGTTACGAGAACTTGCGGTCTTATG GTCGTTCACTGGTTCCTGACTGGCTCACGTATCGGGGAAAGTGGGGCAATCCCAAAAGTAATTGCCATCCTTTCCGGCGGATCGGTCTGAATTTCTGTGAGTTTACAGACGGACCCACGGGAATACCCCTCAAGGAACCCCACTTTCAATGCGGTGCTGACTATCGCTGA
- the kri gene encoding uracil phosphoribosyltransferase homolog yields MCTGSPSSNGSQSEEGSSASDPQPQQEEAQEAEQQLRTPTHHVHAVVPAATSEEILAEYGSNLKLLECNSQVAELLTILRDKNTTRSDFKFYADRLIRLVIEESLNQLPYTHCDVETPTGAIYEGLKYRSGNCGVSIIRSGEAMEQGLRDCCRSIRIGKILVESDANTHEARVVYARFPDDIGSRQVLLMYPIMSTGNTVLQAVNVLREHGVPESCIILSNLFCTPMAARTVVNAFPKLKILTSELHPVAPNHFGQKYFGTD; encoded by the exons ATGTGCACCGGCTCGCCCAGCAGCAATGGCTCCCAGTCGGAGGAGGGCAGCAGCGCCTCGGATCCGCAGCCGCAGCAGGAGGAGGCCCAGGAGGCGGAGCAACAGCTGCGAACGCCCACCCACCACGTCCACGCCGTGGTGCCCGCTGCCACATCGGAGGAGATCCTGGCCGAGTACGGGAGCAACCTGAAGCTGCTCGAGTGCAACTCCCAGGTGGCCGAGCTGTTGACCATTCTGCGCGACAA AAACACCACCCGCAGCGACTTCAAGTTCTACGCCGACCGGCTGATCCGCCTGGTCATCGAGGAGTCGCTCAACCAGCTGCCCTACACCCACTGCGACGTGGAGACGCCCACGGGAGCCATTTACGAGGGCCTGAAGTATCGATCGGGCAACTGTGGCGTCTCCATCATCCGTTCCGGCGAGGCCATGGAGCAGGGACTGCGCGACTGCTGTCGCTCCATCCGCATCGGCAAGATCCTCGTGGAGTCGGATGCCAATACGCACGAGGCTCGAGTGGTCTATGCCCGCTTCCCCGATGACATTGGCAGCCGGCAGGTTCTGCTGATGTATCCCATTATGTCAACTGGAAACACTGTGCTGCAGGCGGTGAATGTGCTGCGCGAGCACGGAGTCCCCGAGAGCTGCATCATCCTGTCCAATCTCTTCTGCACACCCATGGCCGCTCGGACCGTGGTCAATGCCTTTCCCAAGCTGAAGATCCTCACCTCAGAGCTGCATCCCGTGGCGCCCAATCACTTTGGGCAGAAATACTTCGGTACAGACTAG
- the Tektin-C gene encoding tektin-1: MLPNLKSRRVSGLQLAGKHLGPVAKCPPRYSEEDWDYNNKIKFRITCDQEKLAERIVEESRRVVDETKDTTKNWQREVEHHMRERTSEIRFLVDELNRQKKTAALEDEALNTYRNRVLNCIEFLKEKSLAICKQCLILREGRIGVDLCDDEVDRSLRRELKVIKGCQGLADAALKEAEEQIRKLRAAIYLLDQDLAAKDKSLAIDEKNLKLKEFQHDLAKGSDLSKQHCQFSLTEWQAQTYENLEANAKALVSAGQLRAYIDLLLKQVCEDMQNQTDRTNEAFERRISETKHVKQCLENKHKDTMDHIHQVQRNMTELEKEMMDKQRAITLCQTRLSNRAHRPGLELTCDMVQDALYNELQALKASVCKLNQKLNENKASMRYLMHVQVMQEEEINIKANTCKIDEVDCMTLRQALKYQTF; this comes from the exons ATGTTGCCCAATTTGAAATCGCGCCGTGTCAGCGGCCTCCAGCTGGCCGGGAAGCATCTGGGTCCGGTGGCCAAGTGCCCGCCCAGATATTCCGAGGAGGACTGGGACTATAACAACAAGATCAAGTTTCGGATCACCTGCGACCAGGAGAAGCTGGCCGAGCGGATCGTGGA GGAGTCGCGTCGCGTGGTGGACGAAACGAAGGACACGACCAAGAACTGGCAGCGCGAGGTGGAGCATCATATGCGCGAGAGGACCAGCGAGATTCGCTTTTTGGTGGACGAGTTGAATCGCCAGAAGAAGACCGCCGCTCTGGAGGACGAGGCCTTGAATACCTATCGCAATCGGGTGCTGAACTGCATTGAGTTCCTCAAGGAGAAGTCGCTGGCCATTTGCAAGCAGTGCCTGATCCTGCGAGAGGGAAGGATTGGGGTGGATCTCTGCGACGACGAGGTGGACCGCTCCTTGCGCCGCGAACTGAAGGTCATCAAGGGCTGTCAGGGATTGGCCGATGCCGCCCTCAAGGAGGCCGAGGAGCAGATCCGCAAGCTGCGCGCCGCCATCTATCTGCTGGATCAGGATCTGGCCGCCAAGGATAAGTCGCTGGCCATCGATGAGAAGAACCTGAAGCTCAAGGAGTTCCAGCATGATCTGGCCAAGGGCTCGGATTTGTCCAAGCAGCACTG CCAATTTTCGCTGACCGAGTGGCAGGCGCAGACGTACGAGAATCTGGAGGCCAACGCCAAGGCTTTGGTCTCCGCCGGCCAACTGCGGGCCTACATCGATCTGCTGCTGAAGCAGGTCTGCGAGGATATGCAGAACCAGACGGACAGGACCAACGAGGCCTTCGAGCGGAGGATCTCGGAGACGAAGCACGTGAAGCAGTGCCTGGAGAACAAGCACAAGGACACCATGGACCACATCCACCAGGTGCAGCGCAACATGACCGAGCTGGAGAAGGAGATGATGGACAAGCAGAGGGCAATAACCCTCTGCCAGACGAGGCTGAGCAATCGAGCCCACCGTCCCGGATTGGAGCTGACCTGCGACATGGTCCAGGATGCCCTCTACAACGAGCTGCAGGCCTTGAAGGCCTCCGTGTGCAAGCTCAACCAGAAGCTGAACGAGAACAAGGCCTCCATGCGGTACCTGATGCACGTCCAGGTGATGCAGGAGGAGGAGATCAACATCAAGGCGAACACCTGCAAGATCGACGAGGTCGACTGCATGACTCTGCGACAGGCCCTCAAATATCAAACCTTCTAG